The DNA region taGAACTGGGCCAAGCAGAGGAGGCTCTCTGGTGGTGCTCTGGGTGCTTCCAGCCCCCTCCTCAGTGCCATTGACACTTTcctggtggcagtgctggcacatccAGGATCCACAGTGGAGATCCCAGGGTAGGGGTGGGCTGTGCTCGCCCAGAGCTCCTCCAAGCTCAGGATCCATGCCCTGGGATCCATGGAAGGTTCCTGCCTTCCCAAACCACCACAGTTTGTGTTTCTCCCTTGCCGCTGAACTCCAGTTTCAGAAGCTGCTGTGGTGCAAGACAGAGGACGTGGGGACAGGTGACAACAACCCCAAcaagcagcagacagagagggAAAGGGCACCAGAGAGACAGGTACGTGAGTGGCACCCCCTGCCCCAGCGTGCCAGGCCAAGATCTGAACATCCTGGGGGgcttccagggctgggctgctcagggagatggtgaagggtctctTTGTGGGGTCAGGATGGCAAAATCTGCTCGTGGCAGTCGAGAGAGTCCTCGGAGGATTTAACGCTGATGCTGAGCAAACACAGCTCTGGTCTCCCCAtctcaggggctgctgccatTGCAGAGAGGAAACATGGATGTCCTGGGCATGGGTGTGATCAGACATGGATGTCCTGGGGCTGATCAGACATGGATGTCCTGGGGCTGGGTGTGATCAGACATGAATGTCCCAGGGCTGATCAGACATGGATGTCCTGGGGCTGATCAGACATGGATGTCCTGGGCATGGGTGTGATCAGACATAGATGTCCTGGGCATGGGTAGTGATCTCCTGCCCCaacagccctgggacagaggGAGAGGGTCTCCAATCCCCATTAGTCACACATTGCTGCTGGGGCTTGGTGGGTGCTGTAGGACACTGTCATCGCAGCAGTGACATTGTCATTGCAGGTGATGCTGCCAAGTCAGAGAGAGAGACCCTGCAGGACTCTGGTTCCAGCACCAGGGACTGATCCCAGTCGAGGTGAGTGCTGGGGCCCAGGGGAaatgctggggctgggattgctgtccctgctgcccgtGCTCTGAGCTGTCCCTTTGCCCCTCCAgcgctgcagagctgcttttaCACCTTTGGGCAGAAGGTGCCCAAAGCCTACTGGAAGAGATTTGGCCGCAGCCTGAACCTGGAGGACAATGACATCACCATGGACCAGTCCCTGGATGAATTTTACAACATGATGTGCAGGTGGCAGAACAAGGAGGGCTTCAAGGCCTCTGTGAACACCCTGCTGGAGACCCTGGTGCGCCTCAGCCTCAGGGGGGTGGCAGAGGCCCTCAGTGAGGCGCTGGTCCAGGAGGGACATTTTCAGTACGAAACGAGCTGAAGGAGCAGGGCACACGCTCTGCACATGTGAAAGACTCAGAACAGTTGGCTTGTAGCCGTTTGTAGCTGTCCTGTGCTCCTCTGCTTTTGAAGCCATCACGAGTTCAGCtgagccaggaggagctggtcCTCATGTGAAGCACAAGCCTcaggctcctctctgctggAGTTACAGGTTCGATGTTCTCGTGGAATCCAAGCTGGTTTCTTGATTTCACTGGGTCAACACCAAGagatttaaataatttcaatCTGCCTTGGACCAGCTATCTTGGAAGTATTGGTACTACCCAGATTTCTTTGGGTGCAGAGAAGGGTTTTTGGCAAACCCGGTGCTTTTGAACTGGATCAACCTTGATTTTCAAAGGATTCCTGGCATCAAGAAATGGCTTCTGCTTCTAGAACATCTCTAAGTAAGCTTCATTCTGCATGCTTGGTGGTTCTGCAAGCTCAGCTGGGGTCTTGGGCTGCTGTTGGTGACCTaaatttttaggttttgtttttggattttgttttgtttttatttttgttttttgtttacaTGGTTCTGCTTGTTCTTAGGAGCCAGTTTAAAACTGCACttggaggggacagagggaatgATTGATTTGCACAATGGACACTGGGGTTGCCTGGGGAAAGGGACAATGCAGGggtcacccagcccagccccctgccaggaCCAAGGACATCTTCCTCCCCAtgaggctgctccaagccccgtccagcctgaccttgagtGATTGCCAGGATGGGGCAGCTTATCTGGGCAGCCTTTACTCAGCCCTTATTTTGAAGGGCTTTTTTGTATAATCTAATATAATGTGAATTTCATTTGGTTTAAAGCTATTCCCatgtcctggcactccaggcccctgtgcagctctcctggagcccttttaggtactggaaggggCTTGAAGGTgtcccagagccttctcttctccaggctggacaatcCCAGCTattccagcctggctccagaggggttCCAGCCCTCGGACCAGCtccgtggcctcctctggatttGCTCCAGGACTTCCACATCCTTGTGGAGGCCCCggagctgcaggtggggtctccccagagctgaggagaaggggaaaatcCAGGTTAGCCCCATGGCCgtggggtggctctgctgtccctcagcGTGGAGGGGTGAATGCacagagtgtgtgtgtgactgtgatacctcctgcccatcccagggCAACTTCTCAAGCACTGCACCTCACACAGAGTTCAGGGACAACCTAGCTGAGAAAACAGCTGGGAAAACTACTGCTTTACTTGAGCTGCCACCCCAGCCCAACCCAGTACATTACATGTATGGTGGGAGGGTGCTGAgcaccctccctgctgctcccattcCCCCACCCTCCAATAAGACAAGCAGAACTTTTGTACGTATTTATTTAGTAATCGTAAACTTTACATATATTAACTTAAAAGctttataaaaatattgtttttgtTATGCATGGTTGTGTGTTTTATACAGAGCTCTGGCCCAGCCAGTCTGCGTCTCCAGttttttacatttctgtttATGAaggtttaatttaaaaaaaaaaaaaatcttcctgatTTTCTCGTCTGGTTTGATTTGTTTTCCCCCCAGAACTCTGGTGAGGGGTCTCAATGGCCACCAAGGTCCAGGGTCCCAGTGGACACCAGTTGCTCCACGTGGCACTGAGGACTCAGCCCATGGAATTAATGCTCAGCCACCCCACCAGGAATGGTCCCCACCAGTCCCCAAGGGTCCTTTGTGCCAGGGAAAGCCCTCAGCAGCCATCCTGGCCTTTCTTTACCCCAGACCAGAGCCCCGTGCCAGAGCAGGGGGTGCCACCGTCCCTGTGCCATCGAGGGCTCCGGCGCCACcagccagggctctgtgtgtTGCAGTAGCTGTGTTGCAAATCCATGCAGTGCTTAGTGACAAaagggctctgctcagcccccCAAAAcgcccctgcagctgctccccagcccctgcactgCGCAGGGGCCGTTCAGGagcgtggggctggggtgaaaagcaggagctgctgttgaGCTGCCCGGAGGGGAGGGTTCGTGCCCAGGGGCCCCtcctgggcattgccctgtgcccctgagcATGCAGGCCTGGGCACATGCAGGCTTCAGCGCCAGGGCTCGGGTCCTGGCCTGGGCAAGGCAAACAGGACTCAGAAGCAGCGGTGAGTGCCCAGGTTGTGtgaaaaggagaggaagccGTGGTCCTACCTGCTCACTGGGGCTGCCGAGGGACACAACACCAAGGGCGAGGAGCCACCTGGCTCCTGCAGCGAGGCTGAGGGCGGCCATGCAcagggggaggctgcaggggccAGAGGAGCAGTGTGGGGTGGGAGCCaccaggagcatccctgggtgctcctccagcagcagcctctgcagggatgggctccAAGGAGctttccccatcccagctggggaggtttgggtgcctcctgccctgcctggcagccctgcagggacacaggtgggacaggcAGAGTCAGTCCGATGGAAAAGCCACCTGGTGTTGTAGCAGGGGTGGGTCCTGCCAggcctggctgtccctgcccgtCCCAGGAGCGCTGGAAGGGGGGGATGGCAtcaccccagcctggcacagggatgtgcctgtccagctgctcctcccacacacacagggaccaCGCCGGGCTTTTAAAATACCATTTATTACAATGGAGCCTTCCAGGCTAAaatccccagcccagggctcagggtTGGTTTCTGGTGTGGCAGATTGAGGgagtgggtttgggtttggggctttttttttgctttaagtTTCTGTCTAAACAAAACTGAAGAGTTAAGAACAGGGAGGAGAGGACTCTGGTCCTCTCCATGCCCTGAATTAGGACAAACCCCACTTGTAGGGGAaatcctgcagtgcctggaggcaTTTGGGGGCCAGggtgccctgccctgtgcctgacCCTGCTGCGAGTCCAAGGGGGTGGCAGGACCCCCACGGTGGCTCCAGGTGGTGAGATGCCATCAGACACCCAAACCACATCCCAGAGCTTCTGGTTCCAAATCCAAGTGGAAGCTGGAtgtgtttcttcttcttcttcatcttcttcttcctcatgCTGCTGATGTTCcgaaaaacaaaaccaatttcCAACGAAAATTCCACACGAAATGaaaccacagcacagccctggtgctcCTGTAAACGCGAGTTCCTCCTGCTGCTCGGGCTCTGCCGGTCCCGCCGCggggagagcagggctgagcccctccccagcggccgcccctctgctctgctgcggGGCCGCTGCTCCGCCGCTGGGGCAGGGCATCCcgcccttcctcctcctcctcctcctccccgtCTCCTCCCAGGGCAAGGACGGGGCTTTCAAACCACagccgaggaggaggaggaggaggaggaagaggaggctgtggctgccgACGatgaaggagaggaagaaggggaggaggaggcgttccaGAAGAGCCAGCGCCTCTTGGGCTGCCGTTTGAGGTGGAGGTAGTCTTCCTTCTCCCGCTCCTTCTTCGCCCGCTGGTAGTGATCCTCCTCCTTCAGGTACCACACCGGCGGCCAGCGGTGCTTCTCGAAGTACTCCTGGTTCTCTGCGGGCACACGGGGGCGTGAGGGCGGTGCCGGCACCGCAGGGACCCCCCTGTCACCTCCCCCTGGCTGCCACTCACCTCCCGACATGGCCTTCATGTCGCGGGGGAACTTGCGGCAGACGTTGTTGTAGTTGGTGCAGATGTGGTGCAGGCACCAGTCGGCGAGCTGGTAGGCGCAGTGGAACTGGGGAGGGACGGGACACCAGCTCAGGGCCACCGGGAACGGCCAGCACCAGGGCTTCACTTCATTGCTCCATGGACATCCAAGGCCAGACCTGGCtgtccagctcctggagctgccagaCCCCTCTGTGtcactcctgccctgccagacccctctgtgtgtcacctggagcacctccagccctgccagacccctctgtgtgtcaccttgagcacctccagccctgccagacccctctgtgtgtcacctggagcacctccagCCCTGTCAAACCCCTCTCTGTGTCACCTCCTGCTCTTCCAGACCCCTTTGTGTGTAACCttgagcacccccagccctcccagaccCCTCTGTGTGTCACTCCTTGCCCTGCCAGACACCTCTGTGTGtcacctccagccctgccagacccctctgtgtcacctggagcacctctcaCCCTGTTAGACCCCTCTCTGTGTCACCCCAAGCCCTGCCAGACCCCTCTCTGTGTCACCTCCTGCTCTTCCAGACTCCTCTGTGTGTCACCttgagcacccccagccctgccagaccCTTCTGTGtgtcacccccagccctgccagaccCCTCTCTGTGTCACCTCCTGCTCTTCCAGACTCCTCTGTGTATCACCttgagcacccccagccctcccagaccCCTCTGTGTGTCACTCCTTGCCCTCCCAGACCCCTTTGTGtgtcacccccagccctgccagaccCCTCTGAGTCACctggagcacccccagccctgcagcacaggctcctGTCCTACCTGAGCCAGCTCCAGGAACACGAGCACGTCCCCATCGATGTCCACCATCATCTGCGCCGCCTCCATCAGCCCGGTGACCGTGTACTGCTCTGCACAGGGGGACACACACGGGCTCAGGGGTGGCTGGGACGGGGTGACAGCCACCCTGCCGTGCTGCAGCCACCCAGACTCACCTGTGAGAGCCACCAGGTGCGGCAGGCAGAGGCGGTTGGCGAGGATGATGAGCTTCATGTCGTCCAGGTCGGGGCTGGAGCTGAACTGCCCCGTGTACAGGTACTCCAGCACCGCCCGCATGCAGCTCTTGCTGGTGTGAGGGAGTGCCACCTGCCAGACGCACACATTGTCACCTCCTggccgtgtccccagccctgccaccctcccagggGGCTCTCCTCACCTCGTTGGTGGAGCTCTCCACGAAGGGGCCGCCGAACATCGCGGCCATCCAGTCGCAGCTGGAGATGAGCAGGGGCTTGTGGGCACTGATAGCACCATCATCCAGCACGAAGGTGACATCTGGGGACAAGCACAGGGACGCTGCTGGGACCTGGGGCTCAGCCACAAAACACCTCACCccaaggagagcagagggaaggggacagATCCTGCCATATCCTGTATTTTTCCCTAAAATATCGCTCATTTTGATCCAGcattccctgccagcccagaggAGCTCAGGGGAGAGCCTCAGCAGGCTCTGCCTGTTCCAAGGGTGTTCCCAGGTCACCCCACAGCACATTTGCCACATTTGCTAGCAAGGAAATGTGACACCTAAACCTGAGTCCttggagagctgggaaggaggctGGGGATCTCCTGCCTcgctctctgcagcttctcccaggGGTGTGCAAGGGCCAGCACACATCTGTCCCTGACAGGGACAGCCTGACCATATTAGGATCCATCTCCACGAAACAAATCCAGCCAGAGGGAGGCTGGGACATTCACATCCCCCTGGGATGTCACCTCGTGCTGGTGGCTCGTGGTGCTCGCTGGAAAGCTGGGGAAATCGTACTAAGGGCACTTGCCCCTCATAAATCAGGATGACCCTGTGAAATCCGGGCCGGGAGAGGAGGAAGTCGCCTTTGCAGCTCTTCCATAAAtaaacagagctgctggaccAACTGGGGAGCAGGAAACCCTGGGGAAGGGCTTCACACTCactttctgagggaaaaaaacgGCGATAAAAATCCCCACACAGCAAAGTGTGACCAAAAACCCTGGAGGAGGCACAGCCACCCCCTCACACACGGAGCAAAGCCAGGAGCTCTGAGCCCCCACCCGCCCTGTGAGCCCCCAGAAAGgaccaggctgctgctcctggggccatACCCGAGAAAGTCCCCttggccaggcattccttcacCCGGTTGGTCCTCCGGACGTGGAAGGCTTTGGTGATCTCCTGGTTCATGAACGCCTCGTTGTTGAGGATGTTGGCCACCATCATGCGCAGGTCGAACACCTCCAGCAGCTCGGCGATGTGAGCGATGTGCATCAGGTCCCGCTCGTTCTCGTCCAGCTCGCCCGTGTACAGGTACTTCAGCACGGCCCGGAAAGGCCCCGGCTGGATGGACGCGTCCATCTTCACCACCACCATCAGCTTGGACTTGTAGGTCAGCGGGTCCTCGGCCATCTCCTCCTGGATGCTGGTGAAGGCCCTGCTCCACGAGGAGAGGTTCCGGCCGCGCCGCAGCCCGCGCTCGCCGTTCTCGTAGCGGTCGCCCCGCAGGATCCCGTCACTGGTGGAGGCTCTAAGGCACGGTTTGCGCTGGCCGGGTCCGGCCTCCTCGGCGCTCTCGCAGATGTCGAAGCTGGCGGCCCTGAGGAGGAAATCCCGCCCGTGGTGCCTCTCCTCCTGGTGCAGCATCCGCTCGGCGGCCGCCGTGACGGCCGCCCCGAAGCCGTGCCCCGCGCTGCTCTGCTGGTCCTCCTCGCTCAGGTCCATGAGGAACAGGTCGTAAAActtggaggaggaggtggagaggTAGATCTTGTGTGCGTAGATTTTGATCTTCTCTTGCAGCACCAGGATGACGTCCGCGCACAGGGGGTCCTCCAGGAGGTGGGCCGGACGCTCCTCGTTGTTGGAAGGGGGGTCCGGGACGATGATGATGGGAGGAGGGGGCTTGGGGGGCAGGAAGGGGGCTTGGAGCAGGGGCCGCTGCACGTTGCGCAGGTGGGACTTCCAGAACTGCAGGTGGCGGCGGGAGATGAGGGCGGCACGGATGGCATTGTCAAAGACGTCCTTGACACCAAACTGGGCCACCACGCTCGTCTCGTAATAAGGGATCCCCAGCTCCTTGGCCACCTCCCTGCCCTTCTCCGGGGGAAGGATCTCGTTAGGTTTAATTGGCCTGAAATAGACAGGAGATAATTAATGAagagtgttggggaagatgaaacaggaaagccttataaatatgattgtctggtaaaagattttgagaatatggaaactataagcgagattgaaatgaaagcagctttgagatccctcagttactgaacaactggaaaaccatggtgtggctggctgaaggtgatccccttttgatggaacaacaccctctgcctgcagacagccccaagggtcagagcagatcctgccagcttggcagaaggggcctaaagaggagtttttaggatttaaaatgtaacacagtatggtaatgtaatgattcttataggctgtatgtaaatgctgtaggatttgtatattgtatttgattggttagtgagaatgagaatattcaacacagtagatttattgtattggaaTAGGAACTTTGCTCTCTTAcgcttttactctcttacccttttatgCTCTTACcctttttactctcttacctTTTTACTCCTTTACgctcttaccccttttactctctcaccctctcatcctctctccccctctcttctctcagtcctgctctgagttgtgcctggcagctcccagcaggaccctgcccttggccctttgcaataaaccccaaattccccacctggctgcagagatctctcatctccatccatcccaacCATCCTACCCCCCGATGCTCTGACAGAAGAGAGCTCTGGAGATaaggagggcaggcagggaggtcTCTGGGGCACACGGGTCCCACCTGGCCAGGGGTCGGCGTGCCCGGTTGACGGCCTCCAGGTCGGCGTAGCGCAGGTCGAGCTGGCAGCCCACCAGGATCACGGGGGCGCGGGGGCAGAAGTGTTTGATCTCCGGGTACCACATGGTCTTCACATGGTGCAGGGAGTTGGGGTTGGCGATGGAGAAGCACAAAACCACAACGTCGGACCTGTGAGGGGACAAGGCAGGGGTCAAGGTCCGGTTTGGGgactccctccctccctccctgcccagggtagcgccgggctctgcctgtcccTACCTGCCGTAGGCAAAGCGCCTGTCCTTGTGGTGGTCACCAAAGGTGTCCCAGAGGCGCAAGGACACGCTGACATCATCTACCACATCCCGGGAGCGCTCCAGCACCTGGGGGAACAGAAACCATCCAGCTCCTCAGTCCCTGTGCCTCACCAGGACAacagcagggctgtccccaccGCGGGCAgtcagccacagccccacctCCTCGGGATCCCCACGGGGCGTCCATGAGCCCCCCCAGCCTCCTGGCAGCCCTCACCTCCTGGCAGACGCGGTACTGGTCGATGGCCCACACCGTGGGCACGTGGGTGGCGAGGAGCTGGTACTGGGTCAAGGTGGCGTTGCAGGCACGGGCACAGATGAGCCGGGTCTTGCCCACCGCGTTGTCCCCGACCACGACGCACTTGATGGTTTCTACGTTTGGCCTCTCATAATCCATGTCAGAATCCATTAATTGGGACCTGCGGGGGGAACGAGGGCTCGGCAAACACAGCCAGGACCAGCCAGGGGCTGtctccagggcagcacaggggcaCAAAGCAGGAGGATGCTGACACTCCCTGGCAGCTCGGggaagctctgcagcagctgcccagcccttcccagctcgCTGTGCCCGCCAGTCCCCTTTAAAATTTCATGTTCTGGTGgcagtgtggctgctgtgccacgTCAGACACATGGCCTGCGTTGGATTGcgccctcctccctcccagctctcaGGCTCATGCCTGTTCATGTGAgatgaggcttttttttttcctctcccttcctcctcttccttttctccatctCCAGCATTTGCAAGAGAAGCTTCCAGAGCCGCCTGACTGAGTGCACACACGGGcactgcctggctctgctgtcTGGCAGGGGACACTGACCTGGCCCccttttcccatcccattcccaaggGGACATTTGCTCTCAGCTAAGAGCAGCAAGAAGAAACTCCTTAGGTTTCCCAGAGGCTTGGAAGCCACAGGGATTGGGAGCTCTCCTGAGAAAGATGTcggtgctgtgggtgctgcaaAGCTGATGAGCAgcacccaggtgtgcccaggtgtgtcaccCATTCCCTGCTCAAAGCCAGAGCCTAAATCAGCCAGAATTAACTCATCACAGCATGAACACGAGGGTTTATGTGGTTTCCAGGGGGAAAAGCACTGAGGGATTGAGGGATACCAAAAAGGACAAATTATGTCATTTCCAGGGGGAAAAGCACTGAGGGATTGAGGGATaccaaaaaggacaaaaaaacccacatccCAATTTCTCTGAACTTCCCAAGGCCAGGGATCTCTTCCCCCTTGGTATAACAAGAAGGACAAAAACCCCCAGATCCCAATTTCTCTGAACTCCCCAATGGCAAAGATCTCTTCCCCCTTGGTATAACAAGAAGGACAAAAACCCCCACATCCCAATTTCTCTGAACTTCCCAAGGCCAGGGATCTCTTCCCCCTCTTGCTCCCTCCTGGCAGCGGCCTCCCGAGCTGCTATAATAAACCACCAGCGCAGTGAGCGAAAATACCCGGTAACGATGGCAACCGAGCCCTGCACGTGGGACCACAGCTCCCCAAACCGGCAGCCTGGCAAGGACTTCCCAATGTTAGCGCCTCCCTCCAtgcacagcctccctgggcacacctggggcccCGAGGGCAGCTGGAGGCAAAGGCAGGTGGCACAAATCCAGGTCACTTCGGGTGCCAGCGCTTCCACACCGGGCTGGTCCCGAGGCAAAACTTCTCTGAGTGGTTGTCACCGCATTCCAGGCCCCCTCCTCCTTTGGGATGCAGGGAATTCATCCCAAGGGCATTGcaaaccaggagcagcagcagggcaggtgggCTCCTTCCCCATTAGCCCTCAAAATCCATTTCCATCCCCCTCTGCTGCCAccccctgtcccctgctcctcccagggATCAGCTGGGCTCTGTAGGACCGGGAGATCTCCGGGGTTGGGGGCTGTGAGTGCTCGGGGAGCTTTGCTGAGGTTATTTTTAGGCCCAGCCGTGCTCCCGAGTCAGCCGAGCTGGTTGGGATGGAGGGGGAAGGCACAGGAATGACAACCGCAGCTGGCACTTGGGATGTTTGTCCCTCGTGGGGAGCTCagcccacccccagcccagccagctcgGAAAGTCTGGTGCCTCATGGGAATTAAGGGCTAAATCCTTGTGGGATCAGTGCCTGCCGTgaggaggggaagagggggacagcagcagggataAAAAGGGGATCTCAATAAAGCAGAACCTCATTGGAGCTCTgctggccccacagcccctcaccCACAACACCATCCCAGGAGGGGCTGAACCTTCTCAAGCCCCCTCCTCGCCTTCTCCACCATCACTTTTCTCCTGAGAACAGCTCCAAAATCCACTGCAGAGTAAAAATAACCCCAGATGCCGAGAGGTTGGAGTTCCCCCAaccagaggagcagggctggagccagcagcCCCCCACCCAAACCACGGGCACCCAGTTCACACCCACACCCCCCAAGGAGAACCCCAAAATTGCTCCTTCCAGGCTCCCAGCCCGCGGTTGCCAAGGCAACTGCACCATCACCCCGGGAGCCGTCGCTTAGCAACTCCCAGGCTCCAAATCCTCCATCCCGCACCTCGCCAGGGGAGGAGAACCCCCAAACCGGGGCGAAACCGCCCCGAAACGGCGGCGATGCCCAAAAATAATGGGGCAGCCGCGGGGTGCGGGAGGAGCGGGGCCCGGCGGCCCCGCGGAAGCAGCCGGGGCTGTGGAGGCCGCGGCGGGAGGCGGTGCGGGAGGAACGGGGCCCCGAGCGGGGCTgcagcacggccggggccgggggatGCGGCGGGCACCGGGATCGGGGGCGCCGCAAAGGGCACGGGGAGCACCGGGAGAGGGTGCGGGAGTTTGGGGAGGGAGCGGGGAGCAGCCGGATTGGGGGCGCGGGGAATTGCGAGGGGTCTCGGGGGTGCTCGGAGCATCTGCGGGGCATCGCAGAGGGGTAGGGGAACACCAGGAGCGGGTGCGGGCATCGCAAAGGGGCTCGGGAGGATCCGGAGCGGGTGCGGGCATCGCAAGGGGTCTCGGGGGTGTTCCGAGCACCCGAACCGGGGCTGTGGGGCATTGGAAAAGGGACAGGAAGCACCGGGAGAGGGTGCAGGGCATGGCGAGGAGGTCGGGGAGGACCCAGGCCAGGCGTGCGGGGCATCACGAGGAGGTTGGGGGTGCTCGCAGCACCCAGACCGGGGATGCGGGACATGGCAAGGAGACTGGGGAGGACCTAGGCGGGGGATGTGGGGCACCGCAAGGAGGCTCGGGAGAGCTCGGAGCGCCCGATCGGGGCTGCGGGGCACAGCGAGGAGCTTGGGGGTGCTCGGAGCACCTGGGTCGGGGGTGCGGGGCATCGCGAGGCGGACGGGAAGCACCGGGAGGGGGTGCGGGACACGGCGAGGGGACTGGAGAGCACCGGGAGCCGGCGTGGATGGCACGGCGAGAGGAAGCCGAGCCACCCGGATCGGGGCGCGGGTGGGCCGGAGGGGCCGGGCCCTCGCCGTGCCCCGTCcgggagccgggccgggccgggccgggcaggatGCGCGGAGGCGGagcggggcgcggggcggaaGCGCGGGGGGTGCCCCGGTACTCACACCAACACAGACGAAGCGGCGGCTcccaggggccggggccgggctcgccCCTCCGGACATGGCCACGGCGCGGCTGGcgcggctgg from Agelaius phoeniceus isolate bAgePho1 chromosome 30, bAgePho1.hap1, whole genome shotgun sequence includes:
- the RHOBTB2 gene encoding rho-related BTB domain-containing protein 2 isoform X1, with translation MDSDMDYERPNVETIKCVVVGDNAVGKTRLICARACNATLTQYQLLATHVPTVWAIDQYRVCQEVLERSRDVVDDVSVSLRLWDTFGDHHKDRRFAYGRSDVVVLCFSIANPNSLHHVKTMWYPEIKHFCPRAPVILVGCQLDLRYADLEAVNRARRPLARPIKPNEILPPEKGREVAKELGIPYYETSVVAQFGVKDVFDNAIRAALISRRHLQFWKSHLRNVQRPLLQAPFLPPKPPPPIIIVPDPPSNNEERPAHLLEDPLCADVILVLQEKIKIYAHKIYLSTSSSKFYDLFLMDLSEEDQQSSAGHGFGAAVTAAAERMLHQEERHHGRDFLLRAASFDICESAEEAGPGQRKPCLRASTSDGILRGDRYENGERGLRRGRNLSSWSRAFTSIQEEMAEDPLTYKSKLMVVVKMDASIQPGPFRAVLKYLYTGELDENERDLMHIAHIAELLEVFDLRMMVANILNNEAFMNQEITKAFHVRRTNRVKECLAKGTFSDVTFVLDDGAISAHKPLLISSCDWMAAMFGGPFVESSTNEVALPHTSKSCMRAVLEYLYTGQFSSSPDLDDMKLIILANRLCLPHLVALTGESGWLQHGRVAVTPSQPPLSPCVSPCAEQYTVTGLMEAAQMMVDIDGDVLVFLELAQFHCAYQLADWCLHHICTNYNNVCRKFPRDMKAMSGENQEYFEKHRWPPVWYLKEEDHYQRAKKEREKEDYLHLKRQPKRRWLFWNASSSPSSSPSSSAATASSSSSSSSSSAVV